A region from the Salvia splendens isolate huo1 chromosome 15, SspV2, whole genome shotgun sequence genome encodes:
- the LOC121769380 gene encoding uncharacterized protein LOC121769380, with translation MATTSLPRLVVFNVPKAGTNTYVYRKDDGSVADGESDKFNELVKIEVERSKTNNKRVHLRFCQKNRYWQKNEDDESIVAVSTNPEEDTTKASCTLFEPVQQSDDVVYFRHVQTGWRVMLNNSTLGFYVDKNSVGAPIGFVDWDTLVKLPKHVAFLGDNDKYLKAYKDNRNYLQFSSNDPNEILSGYEVSLMRDGHVRIKSDQWGLYWRMAWFSIFADSDDATANDTTTLFWPVKIDENTIALKSTRANRFLKRLTDDGNDDYLHASLSNITKEARFKVQELVMDRRIYNVTFRMEDARIYNETPYVAGTTTVNNYADQEGSIAVSLKYTDTRSYYFTRSVSLTAGVTHTITAGIPGIGEAGIEVSAEISTETEWNDTKAESVEVSATGTVPVPAKSSAVVHYVGTRGTCDVPFSYTQRDRSSTDGKIMQTEQIDGVFTGVNNYGFQFTVEKYQPLPDQ, from the coding sequence ATGGCAACTACTTCTCTTCCAAGACTTGTTGTGTTTAACGTCCCAAAAGCCGGTACAAACACTTATGTATACCGCAAAGACGATGGCTCCGTTGCCGATGGAGAAAGCGACAAGTTCAACGAGCTCGTCAAGATCGAAGTTGAACGATCAAAAACCAATAACAAACGCGTTCATCTCCGATTTTGTCAGAAAAACAGATATTGGCAAAAAAACGAAGATGATGAGTCCATCGTGGCGGTATCAACCAATCCCGAAGAGGACACCACGAAGGCGTCTTGCACGCTCTTCGAGCCCGTCCAGCAATCGGATGATGTGGTCTACTTCAGGCATGTCCAGACCGGCTGGCGCGTGATGCTGAACAACTCCACACTGGGTTTCTACGTGGACAAAAACAGCGTTGGCGCGCCTATTGGGTTCGTGGATTGGGACACGTTGGTGAAACTGCCGAAACACGTGGCCTTTTTAGGAGACAACGATAAATACCTCAAGGCGTATAAGGATAACAGAAACTACCTTCAGTTCTCATCCAACGATCCAAACGAGATATTATCGGGCTATGAGGTCTCGCTGATGCGCGACGGCCACGTCCGGATAAAGTCCGATCAGTGGGGCTTGTACTGGCGGATGGCCTGGTTTTCGATTTTTGCGGATTCCGACGACGCCACGGCCAATGACACTACTACTCTCTTCTGGCCGGTTAAAATCGACGAAAACACAATCGCGCTGAAAAGCACTCGCGCGAATCGGTTCCTTAAGCGGCTCACGGACGACGGGAACGACGATTACCTCCACGCGTCGCTGAGCAACATCACGAAGGAGGCGAGGTTTAAAGTGCAGGAGCTGGTGATGGACAGGAGGATCTACAACGTGACGTTTCGGATGGAGGACGCCAGGATTTACAATGAGACGCCGTACGTGGCAGGGACCACCACGGTCAACAACTACGCGGACCAGGAGGGATCGATCGCGGTGTCGTTGAAGTATACAGACACTCGGTCTTACTATTTCACCCGCAGCGTCTCTTTGACTGCGGGGGTGACTCACACTATCACGGCGGGGATACCCGGGATTGGAGAGGCGGGGATTGAGGTCTCGGCTGAGATAAGTACGGAGACGGAGTGGAACGACACGAAGGCCGAGTCGGTGGAGGTTTCGGCGACGGGTACGGTTCCGGTGCCGGCGAAGAGTTCAGCGGTGGTTCATTATGTGGGGACGAGGGGAACCTGCGATGTTCCCTTCTCCTATACTCAGAGGGACAGGAGTTCCACCGACGGCAAAATCATGCAGACTGAACAGATTGATGGTGTTTTCACTGGCGTCAATAATTACGGCTTCCAATTCACCGTCGAGAAATATCAGCCTCTCCCTGATCAGTAA
- the LOC121769011 gene encoding IAA-amino acid hydrolase ILR1-like 4: MSCSKLLFLFFINLFFCKPIFAEIFLSPDEIPKSFLNFAKKDEVFDWMVGIRRKIHENPELGYEEFETSKLVRQELDKMGIPYKYPFAITGVVGYIGTGEPPFVAIRADMDALPLQEMVEWDHKSKNHGKMHACGHDAHVAMLLGAAKILQHHSHLLKGTVVLVFQPAEEGGGGAKKMIEDGALENVEAIFGIHSSTFLPPGEVSTRPGPLLAGSGFFEAVISGRGGHAAIPQHSIDPILAASNVIISLQHLLSREADPLDSQVVTVGKFRGGDAFNVIPDSVTIGGTFRAFSSESLLHLKQRIEQVILGQAAVLRCNATVNFEAENKIFFPPTVNNNDLHELFTKVAGEMLGTAGVKEMQPLMGSEDFSFYQEIMPGYFFFVGMKDETLEQPTFHHSPHFTINEGGLAVGAALHASLVVRYISDSRMGAPVIDHRRHDEL; the protein is encoded by the exons ATGAGTTGTTCAAAGCTgttattcttatttttcatcAACTTGTTTTTTTGCAAACCCATTTTTGCAGAAATTTTTTTGAGTCCTGATGAAATCCCCAAGAGTTTCCTCAACTTTGCCAAGAAAGATGAGGTTTTTGATTGGATGGTGGGGATTAGGAGAAAGATACACGAGAATCCTGAACTGGGATATGAAGAATTTGAGACGAGCAAACTTGTGAGGCAAGAGTTGGATAAGATGGGGATTCCGTACAAGTACCCTTTTGCGATTACTGGTGTGGTTGGGTATATTGGCACAGGGGAGCCTCCCTTTGTTGCAATTAGAGCAGATATGGATGCCCTTCCCTTACAG GAAATGGTGGAATGGGATCacaagagtaagaaccatgggAAGATGCATGCCTGTGGGCATGATGCTCATGTTGCTATGCTTCTTGGTGCAGCTAAGATTCTTCAACACCACAGCCACCTCCTAAAG GGAACAGTTGTGCTTGTTTTCCAACCTGCAGAGGAAGGAGGTGGGGGGGCAAAGAAGATGATAGAAGACGGGGCACTTGAGAATGTCGAGGCCATCTTTGGTATCCATTCGAGTACTTTCTTGCCACCAGGCGAAGTCTCGACTAGGCCTGGTCCTCTCCTTGCCGGGAGTGGCTTCTTTGAAGCTGTAATAAGCGGGAGAGGCGGGCACGCAGCCATTCCTCAGCACTCGATAGACCCAATATTAGCTGCATCAAACGTGATTATCAGCTTACAGCATCTACTCTCTCGAGAAGCTGATCCTCTCGATTCTCAG GTTGTCACGGTTGGTAAGTTCCGAGGTGGAGACGCGTTTAACGTCATTCCGGATTCTGTTACAATTGGTGGCACTTTCCGTGCCTTTTCCAGCGAGAGCTTGCTGCATCTTAAGCAGCGAATAGAACAG GTTATCCTAGGGCAAGCCGCGGTGCTACGATGCAACGCAACCGTCAACTTCGAAGCAGAAAACAAGATCTTCTTCCCCCCGACCGTGAACAACAATGATCTGCACGAACTCTTTACGAAAGTTGCAGGCGAAATGCTTGGCACGGCCGGAGTGAAAGAGATGCAGCCGTTGATGGGATCGGAGGACTTCTCGTTCTATCAGGAGATCATGCCCGGCTACTTCTTCTTCGTTGGGATGAAAGACGAGACGCTGGAGCAGCCGACCTTCCATCACTCGCCGCATTTCACCATCAACGAAGGTGGCCTTGCTGTGGGCGCAGCTCTTCACGCATCGTTAGTTGTCCGGTACATCTCGGACAGCCGGATGGGAGCTCCCGTGATCGATCACCGTCGACACGATGAGCTGTGA
- the LOC121769012 gene encoding RWD domain-containing protein 1-like, with amino-acid sequence MTDYKQEQDMEIEALEAILMDEFKEIHSSESGLNTSNRCFEITISPQDDEVDDSNIPSVRLALTFSHTENYPDEPPLLNLKSLKGIHTSDLRALKEKLEQEAAENLGMAMVYTLVTSAQEWLSEIFAQDAGDDDDEEDEAAKDEVIIPHGEPVTVDSFLAWREKIEAELALERAKLMPDSALSAPKEKRLSGRQWFESGRASAKGAAAAAEDDEEIDEDIDFDDDDFEVDEDDMIEHYLTEQIES; translated from the exons ATGACAG ACTACAAGCAGGAGCAGGACATGGAAATCGAAGCCTTGGAAGCAATCCTTATGGATGAGTTCAAAG AAATTCATTCAAGCGAAAGTGGTCTGAATACTTCGAATCGTTGTTTTGAGATAACCATCAGTCCCCAG GATGATGAGGTGGATGATTCAAATATCCCGTCAG TACGGCTGGCCTTGACTTTCTCACACACAGAAAACTATCCTGATGAACCTCCGCTTCTCAATCTTAAAAG TTTGAAAGGAATTCACACATCAGATCTTAGAGCTCTCAAGGAAAAGCTTGAACAAGAG GCAGCAGAAAATCTTGGTATGGCAATGGTTTACACTTTGGTTACATCAGCTCAGGAATGGCTCTCTGAAATATTTGCCCAAGATGCtggggatgatgatgatgaggaagacGAGGCAGCAAAAGACGAG GTTATTATACCACATGGAGAACCTGTTACTGTTGACTCATTTTTGGCATGGCGTGAGAAAATTGAAGCAGAATTAGCTCTTGAAAGAGCCAA GCTAATGCCGGATTCTGCACTTTCTGCTCCAAAGGAGAAAAGACTTTCCGGCAGGCAGTGGTTTGAAAGTGGAAGGGCTTCCGCG AAAGGTGCTGCAGCTGCTGCTGAAGATGATGAAGAAATCGATGAAGATATTGACTTTGATGATGACGATTTCGAAG TTGATGAAGATGACATGATCGAGCACTACTTAACTGAACAAATAGAATCTTAA